One segment of Variovorax paradoxus DNA contains the following:
- a CDS encoding 2,4'-dihydroxyacetophenone dioxygenase family protein, with translation MPLDDSDPNPKTPYQYPNPPDALPEIVVPHAIPTDERLWVPQAENVWFRPLCLNASQGYWMNLLRVRKSGVLSRHRHPQAVHGFVLKGRWRYLEHDWEATEGSYVYEPPGETHTLYVPEDVEEMITYFQVNGVMYYTDPWGKGMGYEDVFTKIDMCRKHFESVGLGADFTKQFIR, from the coding sequence ATGCCCCTCGACGATTCGGACCCGAACCCCAAGACGCCCTACCAGTACCCCAACCCTCCGGACGCATTGCCCGAGATCGTGGTGCCCCACGCCATTCCGACCGATGAGCGGCTGTGGGTGCCGCAGGCAGAGAACGTGTGGTTCCGCCCGCTGTGCCTGAACGCGAGCCAGGGCTACTGGATGAACCTGCTGCGCGTGCGCAAGTCGGGCGTGCTGAGCCGGCATCGCCATCCGCAGGCCGTGCACGGCTTCGTGCTGAAGGGCCGGTGGCGCTACCTGGAGCACGACTGGGAAGCCACCGAAGGCAGCTACGTGTACGAGCCGCCGGGCGAGACGCACACGCTGTACGTGCCGGAAGACGTCGAGGAAATGATCACGTACTTCCAGGTCAACGGTGTCATGTACTACACCGACCCCTGGGGCAAGGGCATGGGCTACGAGGACGTGTTCACCAAGATCGACATGTGCCGCAAGCACTTCGAGTCGGTGGGGCTGGGCGCGGACTTCACCAAGCAGTTCATCCGATGA
- a CDS encoding IclR family transcriptional regulator, producing MPAPRSSSSPVPSPAAAPVQAQVAGTASFSKFMHVLQLVADAQEPVNVAALMRASGYPRPTVHRIVAALIAERLLVENQHSATLALGPRLIQLASRSWGRSELRLAAVDELKRLRDQTGETVHLAVPNGNNMVYIEKLESPSAVRMSSRIGTSVSLHATAVGKAYMAALDDTALKALMKGLPMPRYTGNTTVEPAALRAQIEQTRQRGWSVDNEENEAGIFCFGAVIRGATGAPVAAISVSTLVFRQKEHPEQAYVAPLLEACRVISERIAQTPSLADGDAL from the coding sequence ATGCCCGCTCCCCGGTCTTCTTCTTCTCCCGTTCCTTCGCCCGCCGCCGCGCCCGTGCAGGCACAGGTCGCCGGCACCGCATCGTTCTCGAAGTTCATGCACGTGCTGCAGCTCGTGGCCGACGCCCAGGAGCCGGTGAACGTCGCGGCGCTGATGCGCGCCAGCGGCTACCCGCGCCCCACGGTGCACCGCATCGTGGCGGCGCTCATCGCCGAGCGGCTCCTGGTGGAGAACCAGCACAGCGCCACGCTCGCGCTCGGCCCCAGGCTCATCCAGCTCGCGAGCCGCAGCTGGGGCCGTTCCGAACTCCGCCTCGCGGCGGTGGACGAACTCAAGCGCCTGCGCGACCAGACCGGCGAGACCGTGCACCTGGCCGTGCCCAACGGCAACAACATGGTCTACATCGAGAAGCTCGAGAGCCCGAGCGCGGTGCGCATGAGTTCGCGCATCGGCACCAGCGTGTCGCTGCACGCCACGGCAGTGGGCAAGGCCTATATGGCCGCACTCGACGACACGGCCCTGAAGGCGCTGATGAAGGGGCTGCCCATGCCGCGCTACACCGGCAACACCACGGTGGAGCCCGCCGCGCTGCGGGCGCAGATCGAGCAGACGCGGCAGCGGGGCTGGTCGGTCGACAACGAGGAGAACGAGGCGGGCATCTTCTGCTTCGGCGCCGTCATCCGCGGCGCCACCGGCGCGCCCGTGGCGGCCATCAGCGTCAGCACGCTGGTGTTCCGCCAGAAGGAGCATCCCGAGCAGGCCTATGTGGCGCCGCTGCTCGAAGCCTGCCGCGTGATCTCCGAGCGCATCGCGCAGACGCCGTCGCTGGCGGACGGCGACGCGCTCTGA
- a CDS encoding alpha/beta fold hydrolase — translation MTVALFFAPHDMETTGMHIEHGGEGPDLLLLLHGMGATGAVWSPMLAEAGARWHGRWMAPDLPGHGQSGRQASYAPGQIAASVARAVLPHLDPAGRLVVLGHSLGGVVALALATGWFGVAPHRVFGAGIKVAWSEDEVRRMDSLAAQPARKFATQEEAWDRYLKVSGLAGIAGAASCAVARGIAHETDGWQLAMDPRANGVGKPPLAELLTLARCSVHLGRGAHDAMVTIEQTRLFDPEARDLGPNGHNVMVEAPGTVWDWLASFD, via the coding sequence ATGACCGTCGCGTTATTCTTCGCGCCCCACGACATGGAGACGACCGGCATGCACATCGAACACGGCGGCGAAGGCCCCGACCTGCTTCTGCTCCTGCACGGCATGGGCGCAACAGGCGCGGTGTGGTCGCCGATGCTTGCGGAAGCCGGGGCCCGCTGGCATGGACGCTGGATGGCACCCGACCTGCCCGGCCACGGGCAGTCCGGCCGGCAGGCGTCCTATGCGCCCGGCCAGATTGCAGCCAGCGTCGCGCGTGCCGTGCTGCCGCACCTCGACCCCGCGGGCCGGCTCGTGGTGCTCGGGCATTCGCTAGGCGGGGTGGTGGCGCTGGCCCTGGCCACCGGCTGGTTCGGCGTTGCGCCGCACCGGGTCTTCGGCGCCGGCATCAAGGTCGCGTGGAGCGAAGACGAAGTCCGCCGCATGGATTCGCTGGCCGCGCAGCCGGCCCGCAAGTTCGCGACGCAGGAAGAAGCCTGGGACCGCTACCTGAAGGTGTCGGGCCTGGCCGGCATCGCCGGTGCGGCGTCCTGCGCGGTTGCGCGCGGCATCGCGCACGAAACCGATGGCTGGCAGCTTGCGATGGACCCGCGCGCCAATGGCGTCGGCAAGCCGCCGCTGGCCGAACTGCTGACATTGGCGCGCTGTTCCGTCCACCTGGGCCGCGGCGCGCACGATGCGATGGTGACGATCGAGCAGACCCGCCTGTTCGACCCCGAGGCTCGCGACCTCGGGCCGAATGGCCACAACGTGATGGTGGAGGCGCCCGGCACGGTCTGGGACTGGCTGGCCTCGTTCGACTGA
- a CDS encoding flavin reductase family protein, with amino-acid sequence MEEKAREAAADRFDRRDFRKALGQFSTGVTVITTRAIDGRRVGMTANSFSSVSLDPPLVLWSLARNAPSVADFAGASHFAINVLAAHQHHLSRRFSTPQADKFGGVDCCEGTAGVPLLNDVIARFVCRNVRQYDGGDHLIFIGEVERYDRFEGEPLVFHSGYYQVTTRHPECLQ; translated from the coding sequence CTGGAAGAGAAGGCGCGCGAAGCCGCGGCCGACCGCTTCGACCGGCGCGATTTCCGCAAGGCACTGGGGCAGTTCTCGACCGGCGTCACCGTCATCACCACGCGCGCCATCGACGGGCGGCGCGTGGGCATGACGGCCAACTCGTTCTCGTCGGTGTCGCTCGACCCGCCACTGGTGCTGTGGAGCCTGGCGCGCAACGCGCCGAGCGTGGCCGACTTCGCCGGCGCCAGCCATTTCGCGATCAACGTGCTGGCGGCGCACCAGCATCACCTGTCCCGCCGGTTCTCCACGCCGCAGGCCGACAAGTTCGGCGGCGTCGACTGCTGCGAGGGAACCGCGGGCGTGCCGTTGCTCAACGACGTCATCGCCCGCTTCGTCTGCCGCAACGTCAGGCAATATGACGGGGGCGATCACCTCATCTTCATCGGCGAAGTCGAGCGCTACGACCGCTTCGAGGGCGAGCCGCTGGTCTTTCACTCTGGCTACTACCAGGTGACGACGCGGCACCCGGAATGTTTGCAATAG
- a CDS encoding tripartite tricarboxylate transporter substrate binding protein: MIRFVHMNLRRLAALALLPAAALGFTSHASAQARDFPNHPIELVVPFQPGGGTDALARAFAEASQKHMPQSVVIVNKPGASGAIGWQDVINARPDGYRLAVVTVEVTTLPNMGLAKFTYNDMTPIAQLNADQAAITVRADAPWNTIEEFLAAAKKDSGKISVGNAGNGSIWHLAAAALEDKTNVKFNHLPFQGAGPAVLALLGGHIDAVAVSPAEVTTYVQAGKFKMLAVMADQRVKGFEKVPTLKERNIDLVLGTWRGIAAPKNTPPEVVAYLKDVSRKAANEPAFRAVLDKQNLGFAYADDVAFKAVMARDAAYFKTLMGKLDIKN, translated from the coding sequence ATGATTCGATTCGTCCACATGAACCTGCGCCGCCTCGCGGCCCTCGCCCTGCTCCCCGCGGCGGCGCTCGGCTTCACGAGCCATGCCTCTGCGCAGGCGCGCGACTTTCCCAACCACCCGATCGAGCTGGTCGTGCCCTTCCAGCCCGGCGGTGGCACCGACGCACTCGCGCGCGCCTTCGCCGAGGCCTCGCAGAAGCACATGCCGCAGAGCGTGGTCATCGTCAACAAGCCCGGTGCCAGCGGCGCGATCGGCTGGCAGGACGTGATCAACGCCAGGCCCGACGGCTACCGCCTGGCGGTCGTCACGGTCGAGGTCACCACGCTGCCCAACATGGGCCTGGCCAAGTTCACCTACAACGACATGACGCCCATTGCGCAGCTCAACGCCGACCAGGCCGCCATCACCGTGCGCGCCGACGCGCCGTGGAACACCATCGAGGAGTTCCTGGCCGCCGCGAAGAAGGACAGCGGCAAGATCAGCGTCGGCAACGCGGGCAACGGTTCCATCTGGCACCTGGCCGCGGCCGCGCTCGAGGACAAGACCAACGTCAAGTTCAACCACCTGCCGTTCCAGGGCGCGGGCCCCGCGGTGCTCGCGCTGCTCGGCGGCCACATCGACGCAGTGGCCGTGAGCCCCGCCGAAGTCACCACCTACGTGCAGGCCGGCAAGTTCAAGATGCTCGCGGTCATGGCCGACCAGCGCGTGAAGGGTTTCGAGAAGGTGCCCACGCTCAAGGAACGCAACATCGACCTGGTGCTGGGCACCTGGCGCGGCATTGCCGCGCCGAAGAACACGCCGCCCGAAGTGGTCGCCTACCTGAAGGACGTCAGCAGGAAGGCCGCGAACGAACCCGCGTTCCGCGCCGTGCTCGACAAGCAGAATCTCGGCTTCGCCTACGCGGACGACGTGGCGTTCAAGGCCGTCATGGCACGCGACGCCGCCTACTTCAAGACCCTGATGGGCAAGCTCGACATCAAGAACTGA
- a CDS encoding AraC family transcriptional regulator, protein MTAGLPLQRYRLFESHDMDEARESVARVFCPHGLTMLRPRTELDACHHSARLHRDVSLNYVQYGPGVQIDPGYLQEFFLLQIPLRGGADIRCGAQHIEATPRLASLPSPTEPLAMRWADDSPHLIVRLARSALLSRLEALLQAPVRQALVFDLGVPLDDPALAPLVHFIDYLRRTLDAGTALQAGNRLAEHAEEYLMSSLLMSAGHNHSRALAGNAQRGLLPRVVRKAQEFMAAHAEQPVSLADVCREAGCSARALQLAFRQHAGQGPMEFLRELRLDRVRADLLAAGASQGTGVREAAQKYGFLHLGHFAAQYRARFGERPSETMERGAVRR, encoded by the coding sequence ATCACCGCAGGGCTGCCGCTGCAGCGCTATCGACTGTTCGAGAGCCACGACATGGACGAGGCGCGCGAGAGCGTGGCGCGCGTGTTCTGCCCGCACGGCCTGACCATGCTGCGCCCGCGCACCGAACTGGACGCCTGCCACCACAGCGCGCGGCTGCACCGCGACGTGAGCCTCAACTATGTGCAGTACGGCCCCGGCGTGCAGATCGACCCGGGCTACCTGCAGGAGTTCTTCCTGTTGCAGATTCCGCTGCGCGGCGGCGCCGACATCCGCTGCGGCGCGCAGCACATTGAGGCCACGCCCCGGCTGGCGTCGCTGCCCTCGCCGACCGAGCCGCTCGCGATGCGCTGGGCCGACGACAGTCCGCACCTGATCGTGCGGCTGGCCCGCTCGGCATTGCTGTCGCGGCTCGAGGCGCTGCTTCAGGCACCGGTGCGCCAGGCGCTGGTGTTCGACCTCGGCGTGCCGCTGGACGACCCGGCGCTGGCGCCGCTGGTGCACTTCATCGACTACCTGCGGCGCACGCTCGATGCGGGCACCGCCCTGCAGGCAGGCAACCGGCTCGCCGAGCACGCCGAGGAATACCTGATGTCGAGCCTGCTGATGTCGGCGGGCCACAACCATTCGCGCGCGCTTGCGGGCAATGCGCAACGCGGGCTGCTGCCCCGCGTGGTGCGCAAGGCGCAGGAGTTCATGGCGGCGCACGCGGAGCAACCCGTGTCGCTGGCCGACGTGTGCCGCGAGGCCGGCTGCAGCGCACGCGCCCTGCAGCTGGCGTTTCGCCAGCATGCGGGCCAGGGGCCGATGGAATTCCTGCGCGAGCTCAGGCTCGACCGGGTGCGCGCCGACCTCCTGGCAGCAGGCGCGAGCCAGGGCACCGGCGTGCGCGAGGCGGCGCAGAAGTACGGCTTTCTCCACCTGGGCCACTTCGCTGCGCAGTACCGCGCGCGCTTCGGCGAGCGGCCGTCCGAGACGATGGAGCGCGGTGCGGTGCGCCGCTGA
- a CDS encoding SDR family NAD(P)-dependent oxidoreductase yields the protein MTYQPGLFNGKRALVSGATQGIGAVIANHLAALGAQVTVLGLGAGDGTLDGGIDARQADVTSARSVDDALADIDRLDIVFNCAGIIQRGAEHDLEVFEKVLAVNLTGTMRVCGATRERLKASKGCIVNTASMLSFFGGGLVPGYAASKGGVAQLTKSLAIAYSADGIRVNAVAPGWIATPLTQALQDDPARAGPILARTPMGRWGTPDDVARAAVFLCTPAASFMTGVILPVDGGYMVS from the coding sequence ATGACCTATCAGCCAGGACTCTTCAACGGCAAGCGCGCGCTCGTCAGCGGCGCCACGCAGGGCATCGGCGCCGTCATCGCCAACCACCTGGCCGCGCTCGGCGCGCAGGTGACGGTGCTCGGCCTCGGCGCCGGCGACGGCACGCTCGACGGCGGCATCGATGCACGGCAGGCCGACGTCACCTCGGCCCGCAGCGTCGACGACGCGCTGGCCGACATCGACCGGCTCGACATCGTCTTCAACTGCGCCGGCATCATCCAGCGCGGCGCGGAGCACGACCTCGAGGTGTTCGAGAAGGTGCTGGCCGTGAACCTCACCGGAACCATGCGCGTGTGCGGCGCCACGCGCGAGCGGCTGAAGGCCAGCAAGGGCTGCATCGTCAACACCGCGTCGATGCTGAGCTTCTTCGGCGGCGGCCTGGTGCCGGGCTATGCGGCCAGCAAGGGCGGGGTGGCGCAGCTCACCAAGTCGCTGGCCATCGCCTATTCGGCCGACGGCATCCGCGTGAACGCGGTGGCGCCTGGCTGGATCGCCACGCCGCTCACGCAGGCGCTGCAGGACGATCCGGCGCGCGCCGGCCCCATCCTGGCGCGCACGCCGATGGGCCGCTGGGGCACGCCCGACGACGTGGCGCGCGCGGCCGTGTTCCTCTGCACGCCGGCGGCATCGTTCATGACGGGCGTGATCCTGCCGGTGGACGGCGGCTACATGGTGAGCTGA
- a CDS encoding SDR family NAD(P)-dependent oxidoreductase — MSASPAGYGRARYDFAGSVALVTGGASGIGAEVAAQLRHSGARVAVWDMAEPAGDDAWQVDVTDGAIVQRAAHEAAARFGRIDFVVNSAGFAGPTMALDAYDPAVWRRIVDVNLVGTFNVCRAVVPHMRAANEGAGAGRIVNIASLAGKEGTPDASAYSAAKAGVLALTKSLGKELATTSILVNAIAPAAVRTPILAQMSPAHVQTMIGKSPMRRLGESSEVAEMVAWLCSGSCSFNTGAVFDLSGGRATY, encoded by the coding sequence ATGAGCGCATCACCCGCGGGCTACGGCCGCGCGCGCTACGACTTCGCCGGCAGTGTGGCGTTGGTGACCGGCGGCGCGAGCGGCATCGGCGCCGAGGTGGCCGCGCAATTGCGGCACAGCGGCGCGCGCGTGGCGGTGTGGGACATGGCCGAGCCTGCCGGCGACGACGCCTGGCAGGTCGACGTGACCGATGGCGCCATCGTCCAGCGCGCCGCGCACGAGGCGGCCGCGCGCTTCGGCCGCATCGACTTCGTGGTCAACAGCGCCGGCTTCGCCGGACCCACCATGGCGCTCGACGCCTACGACCCCGCCGTGTGGCGGCGCATCGTCGATGTGAACCTTGTCGGCACATTCAACGTGTGCCGCGCCGTGGTGCCGCACATGCGTGCCGCGAACGAGGGCGCCGGCGCAGGCCGCATCGTCAACATCGCGTCGCTCGCCGGCAAGGAGGGCACGCCCGACGCCTCGGCCTACAGCGCGGCCAAGGCCGGCGTGCTGGCGCTGACCAAGTCGCTGGGCAAGGAACTGGCGACCACCAGCATCCTGGTGAACGCCATCGCGCCGGCCGCGGTGCGCACGCCCATCCTGGCGCAGATGTCGCCCGCGCACGTGCAGACCATGATCGGCAAGAGCCCGATGCGGCGCCTGGGCGAGAGCAGCGAGGTCGCCGAGATGGTGGCGTGGCTGTGCTCGGGCTCGTGCAGTTTCAACACCGGGGCGGTGTTCGACCTGTCGGGAGGGCGCGCCACGTACTGA
- a CDS encoding styrene monooxygenase/indole monooxygenase family protein codes for MKRIAIVGAGQSGLQLGLGLLDAGYEVTMFSNRTGDDIRHGKVMSSQCMFHSSLQIERDLGLDHWGSECPTVDGIGLAVPHPEQKGAKVIDWAARLHSSAQSVDQRVKIPAWMADFQKKGGELVFKDAGIDELETCTQTHDLTLVASGKGEISKLFERDAHKSSYDKPQRALALTYVKGMAPREPFSAVCFNLIPGVGEYFVFPALTTTGPCEIMVFEGVPGGPMDCWADVKTPQEHLARSQWIIDTFTPWEAARCRDVELTDDNGTLAGRFAPTVRKPVATLPSGRKVLGLADVVVLNDPITGQGSNNAAKCADVYLKSILARGGDAADAAWMQQTFDRYWFGYSQWVTRWTNMLLAPPPDHVLKLLGSAGAIPPLASAIANGFDDPRTFFPWFADPAEADRYIDTCAAAA; via the coding sequence ATGAAGCGAATCGCCATCGTCGGCGCGGGCCAGTCGGGCCTGCAACTGGGGCTCGGCCTGCTGGATGCGGGCTACGAGGTCACGATGTTCAGCAACCGCACGGGGGACGACATCCGCCACGGCAAGGTGATGTCGAGCCAGTGCATGTTCCACAGCTCGCTGCAGATCGAACGCGACCTCGGGCTGGACCACTGGGGCAGCGAGTGCCCGACGGTCGACGGCATCGGCCTGGCCGTGCCGCACCCGGAGCAGAAGGGTGCGAAGGTGATCGACTGGGCCGCGCGGCTGCACTCGAGCGCGCAGTCGGTCGACCAGCGCGTGAAGATCCCCGCGTGGATGGCCGATTTCCAGAAGAAGGGCGGCGAGCTGGTCTTCAAGGACGCCGGCATCGACGAACTCGAGACCTGCACGCAGACCCACGACCTCACGCTGGTGGCGAGCGGCAAGGGCGAGATCTCGAAACTGTTCGAGCGCGACGCGCACAAGTCGAGCTACGACAAGCCGCAGCGCGCGCTCGCACTGACCTACGTGAAGGGCATGGCACCGCGCGAGCCGTTCTCGGCCGTGTGCTTCAACCTGATCCCCGGCGTGGGCGAGTACTTCGTGTTCCCGGCGCTCACCACCACCGGGCCATGCGAGATCATGGTGTTCGAGGGCGTGCCCGGCGGCCCGATGGACTGCTGGGCCGACGTGAAGACGCCACAGGAGCACCTGGCGCGAAGCCAATGGATCATCGACACCTTCACGCCGTGGGAAGCCGCGCGATGCAGGGACGTCGAGCTCACCGACGACAACGGCACGCTTGCCGGGCGCTTCGCGCCGACGGTGCGAAAGCCCGTCGCCACGCTGCCCTCGGGCCGCAAGGTGCTCGGGCTGGCCGACGTGGTGGTGCTCAACGATCCGATCACCGGCCAGGGCTCGAACAACGCGGCCAAGTGCGCCGACGTGTACCTGAAGAGCATCCTCGCGCGCGGCGGCGATGCCGCCGACGCCGCATGGATGCAGCAGACCTTCGACCGCTACTGGTTCGGCTATTCGCAATGGGTCACGCGGTGGACCAACATGCTGCTCGCACCGCCGCCGGACCACGTGCTCAAGCTGCTCGGCAGCGCCGGCGCGATACCGCCTCTGGCCAGTGCGATCGCCAACGGCTTCGACGACCCGCGCACCTTCTTCCCGTGGTTCGCCGACCCTGCGGAGGCCGACCGCTACATCGACACCTGCGCGGCAGCGGCCTGA
- a CDS encoding GDSL-type esterase/lipase family protein, translating to MTLAAGCSPSRVAPIVAPVRSAATDAPGPKLGAACSVELYGDSILHGGYLGDRRLREPPADALRRLRPRYRVVDRTVNGETASARSASFASEERVGRIVVIEHGLNDAMQGLPLESALRAMVAKARAEGRQVVLTGLSRTLTGTEVRALGDAAVRRVARDLAVPFADWGSVPVRATEMADILHPAQAYSGRLVEHLARVLDTVAPECV from the coding sequence GTGACGCTTGCCGCCGGCTGTTCGCCGTCCCGTGTCGCACCGATTGTCGCCCCTGTCCGCTCGGCTGCGACGGATGCGCCGGGACCCAAGCTGGGTGCTGCCTGCAGCGTCGAGCTGTACGGCGATTCGATCCTGCACGGCGGTTACCTCGGCGACCGAAGACTGCGGGAACCGCCGGCGGACGCGCTGCGCCGCCTGCGCCCTCGCTACCGCGTCGTCGACCGGACGGTGAACGGCGAGACCGCGAGCGCGCGGTCGGCGTCGTTCGCAAGCGAGGAACGCGTTGGCCGCATCGTGGTCATCGAGCACGGGCTCAACGACGCGATGCAAGGGCTGCCACTGGAGAGCGCCTTGCGCGCGATGGTCGCTAAGGCCAGGGCGGAAGGCCGCCAGGTGGTGCTCACAGGCCTGTCGCGCACCTTAACCGGCACCGAGGTGCGCGCGCTGGGCGATGCGGCCGTGCGGCGCGTGGCGCGGGATCTGGCCGTGCCCTTCGCCGACTGGGGCAGCGTGCCGGTGCGCGCCACGGAGATGGCGGACATCCTGCATCCCGCGCAGGCCTATTCGGGCCGGCTCGTCGAGCACCTGGCAAGGGTGCTGGACACGGTCGCGCCCGAGTGCGTGTGA
- a CDS encoding dienelactone hydrolase family protein produces the protein MQDKAQASGQYIQMKAADGSGSFRGYLAVPKSGSGPGLVIAQEIFGINHTMREVADYYAEEGYVALVPDLFWRQEPNVELGYSEADWQRAFALYGGFDEAKGMEDMQTAIDALRARAEVPGKKVGVLGFCLGGKLAYLAACRTDADVSVGYYGVGIDAALDEADRIRSPLTLHIAELDKFCPPEARDRILATLKGRPGVSLHVYPGMDHAFARAGGEHFHKPSALMAHERSIATLKGAIGPDYDLSALWDKHCEYEFGTRNVDDTMGTMVAEPYVNHIPTMTGGVGYKDLHAFYTNHFVNSNPPDTSLVPISRTVGATQVVDEMLFCFTHTTEIPWMLPGVKPTGKRVEVPLLAVIKFRGDKLYHEHIYWDQASVLVQVGLLDAKLLPVAGVETGRKLLDETLPSNTLMR, from the coding sequence ATGCAAGACAAGGCACAGGCTTCGGGCCAGTACATCCAGATGAAGGCCGCCGACGGCAGCGGCAGCTTCCGCGGCTACCTTGCCGTTCCGAAGAGCGGCAGCGGGCCGGGACTGGTGATCGCGCAGGAGATCTTCGGCATCAACCACACCATGCGAGAGGTGGCCGACTACTACGCCGAGGAAGGCTACGTGGCGCTGGTGCCCGACCTGTTCTGGCGCCAGGAGCCGAACGTCGAACTCGGCTACAGCGAGGCCGACTGGCAGCGCGCCTTTGCGCTGTACGGCGGCTTCGACGAGGCCAAGGGCATGGAAGACATGCAGACCGCCATCGACGCGCTGCGCGCGCGCGCCGAGGTGCCCGGCAAGAAGGTCGGCGTGCTCGGCTTCTGCCTCGGCGGCAAGCTCGCGTACCTCGCGGCCTGCCGCACCGATGCGGACGTGTCGGTCGGCTACTACGGCGTGGGCATCGATGCCGCGCTCGACGAGGCCGACAGGATCCGCAGCCCGCTCACCCTGCACATCGCCGAGCTCGACAAGTTCTGCCCGCCCGAGGCGCGCGACCGCATCCTCGCGACGCTCAAGGGCCGCCCCGGCGTGTCGCTGCACGTGTACCCCGGCATGGACCACGCCTTCGCGCGCGCCGGCGGCGAGCATTTCCACAAGCCGTCGGCGCTCATGGCGCACGAGCGCAGCATCGCCACGCTGAAAGGCGCCATCGGCCCCGACTACGACCTCTCCGCGCTGTGGGACAAGCACTGCGAGTACGAGTTCGGCACGCGCAACGTCGACGACACCATGGGCACGATGGTGGCCGAGCCCTACGTCAACCACATCCCGACCATGACCGGCGGCGTGGGCTACAAGGACCTGCACGCCTTCTACACGAACCACTTCGTCAACAGCAACCCGCCCGACACCTCTCTGGTGCCCATCTCGCGTACCGTGGGCGCCACGCAGGTGGTCGACGAGATGCTGTTCTGCTTCACCCACACCACCGAGATTCCGTGGATGCTGCCGGGCGTCAAGCCCACCGGCAAGCGCGTCGAGGTGCCGCTGCTCGCGGTCATCAAGTTCCGCGGCGACAAGCTCTACCACGAGCACATCTACTGGGACCAGGCCAGCGTGCTGGTGCAGGTAGGGCTGCTCGACGCGAAACTGCTGCCGGTGGCCGGCGTGGAGACCGGGCGCAAGCTGCTGGACGAGACCCTGCCGTCGAACACCTTGATGCGCTGA
- a CDS encoding SDR family oxidoreductase, with product MFKGLEGRSAIVTGGSTLIGAGVVRALHAAGVKVVIADIDADNGQVLADSLGAGARFVRTDITDDAQVAACVAEAAERHGGVHFLVNLACSYVDDGFKSPRADWLTSFNVNVASAVAMLQAVHPHMVAAGGGAVVNFTSISSSVAQTGRWLYPVSKAAMAQLTRNMAMDLAPDRIRVNSVSPGWTWSAVMNQLTHGDRAKTDRVAAPFHLLGRVGDPDEVAQVVLFLCSEHASFVTGADYAVDGGYSAMGPEQAVPAIPKLMD from the coding sequence ATGTTCAAGGGACTCGAAGGCAGGAGCGCCATCGTCACCGGTGGCTCCACATTGATAGGCGCCGGCGTGGTGCGTGCGCTCCATGCGGCCGGCGTGAAGGTCGTCATCGCCGACATCGATGCCGACAACGGACAGGTGCTGGCGGATTCGCTCGGCGCCGGTGCGCGCTTCGTGCGCACCGACATCACCGACGACGCGCAGGTGGCGGCCTGCGTGGCGGAAGCGGCCGAGCGGCACGGCGGCGTGCACTTTCTCGTCAACCTGGCGTGCTCCTACGTGGACGACGGCTTCAAGTCGCCGCGCGCCGACTGGCTCACCTCGTTCAACGTGAACGTGGCAAGCGCGGTGGCCATGCTGCAGGCCGTGCATCCGCACATGGTGGCGGCCGGCGGCGGTGCGGTGGTCAATTTCACCAGCATCTCGTCGAGCGTGGCCCAGACCGGCCGCTGGCTTTATCCGGTGAGCAAGGCCGCGATGGCTCAGCTCACGCGCAACATGGCGATGGACCTGGCCCCCGACCGCATCCGCGTGAACAGCGTGTCGCCGGGCTGGACCTGGTCGGCCGTGATGAACCAGCTCACGCACGGCGACCGCGCCAAGACCGACCGCGTCGCCGCGCCCTTCCATCTGCTGGGCCGCGTCGGCGATCCGGACGAGGTGGCGCAGGTGGTGCTGTTCCTGTGCTCGGAGCATGCGAGCTTCGTGACCGGTGCCGACTACGCGGTGGACGGCGGGTACTCCGCCATGGGCCCCGAGCAGGCCGTGCCCGCCATTCCGAAGCTGATGGACTGA